A DNA window from Coffea arabica cultivar ET-39 chromosome 6c, Coffea Arabica ET-39 HiFi, whole genome shotgun sequence contains the following coding sequences:
- the LOC113694280 gene encoding protein phosphatase 2C and cyclic nucleotide-binding/kinase domain-containing protein-like isoform X3: MGCAYSRACIGGICAPREVKVKESDKVKAAEIRVFSPASTDEEGEVRDQFNQSSLTSDHEVGISRLSRVSAQFLPPEGSRTVKVPTGNYELRYSFLSQRGYYPDALDKANQDSFCIHTPFGTSPGDHFFGVFDGHGEFGAQCSQFVNRKLCENLLRNGKFRVDAVDACNGAFLTTNAELHADDLDDSMSGTTAITILVRGTTIYVANSGDSRAVIAERRGDDIVAVDLSIDQTPFRPDELERVKLCGARVLTLDQIEGLKNPDEQCWGTEEGDDGDPPRLWVQHGMYPGTAFTRSIGDSIAETIGVVANPEIVVFELTPNHPFFVLASDGVFEFLSSQSVVDMVVKHKEPRDACAAIVAESYRLWLQYETRTDDITVIVVQISGLTQAAVAQSPSSNVVLRPPLPQVVEVSGSESPSVLSWNSKIHRVRQDVSKARLRAIESSLDKGQMWVPSSPAHRKTWEEEAHIQRALHDHFLFRKLTDSQCQVLLDCMQRVEVQAGDIVVKQGGEGDCFYVVGSGEFEVLATQVQQAPPSFCSCCNHWNSMGAQERGF, from the exons ATGGGCTGCGCTTATTCAAGGGCTTGTATTGGAGGGATATGTGCACCAAGAGAAGTCAAGGTTAAGGAAAGTGACAAGGTTAAAGCGGCTGAGATTCGAGTGTTCTCACCTGCTTCTACAGATGAAGAAGGGGAAGTTAGAGATCAATTTAACCAGTCAAGTTTAACTAGTGATCATGAGGTAGGTATAAGTAGACTGTCTAGGGTCTCAGCCCAATTTTTGCCCCCAGAAGGCTCACGGACTGTGAAGGTTCCGACAGGGAATTATGAATTGAGATACTCATTTCTATCTCAGAGAGGGTACTATCCCGATGCACTTGATAAAGCTAACCAAGacagtttttgcattcatacTCCATTTGGAACAAGTCCAGGTGATCATTTCTTCGGGGTTTTTGACGGCCATGGGGAGTTTGGGGCTCAGTGTTCGCAGTTCGTTAATCGGAAATTGTGCGAAAATTTGCTTAGGAATGGTAAGTTTCGTGTGGATGCTGTTGACGCATGTAATGGAGCATTCTTAACGACAAATGCTGAGTTACATGCTGACGATTTGGATGACAGCATGAGTGGGACTACAGCAATTACAATATTGGTCCGTGGTACAACAATTTATGTTGCTAACTCAGGTGATTCAAGAGCTGTTATAGCTGAAAGAAGAGGGGACGATATTGTGGCTGTTGACCTTTCAATTGATCAAACTCCATTTCGACCTGACGAGCTTGAAAGAGTTAAGCTTTGTGGAGCAAGAGTTCTCACTTTGGATCAAATTGAAGGACTGAAGAACCCCGATGAGCAATGTTGGGGCACTGAAGAAGGCGATGATGGTGATCCACCAAGATTGTGGGTACAACATGGGATGTATCCTGGTACGGCATTTACACGGAGTATAGGTGATTCTATTGCTGAGACAATTGGAGTCGTTGCAAATCctgaaattgttgtttttgagcTCACACCCAATCATCCCTTCTTTGTGCTTGCCAGTGATGGGGTCTTTGAATTCCTTTCCAGCCAGTCTGTTGTGGACATG GTGGTAAAACACAAGGAACCTCGTGATGCTTGTGCTGCAATTGTGGCGGAATCTTATCGTCTATGGCTTCAGTATGAAACTCGTACAGATGACATTACTGTAATAGTTGTGCAAATTAGTGGCTTAACTCAG GCTGCTGTTGCTCAATCACCAAGTTCTAATGTGGTTTTAAGACCCCCACTACCTCAAGTTGTTGAGGTGTCAGGATCAGAGTCTCCTTCAGTTTTGAGCTGGAATTCTAAAATCCACCGTGTAAGGCAAGATGTGTCAAAGGCACGACTTCGAGCTATAGAGAGTTCTTTGGATAAGGGGCAAATGTGGGTTCCTTCTTCTCCAGCTCACAGAAAGACATGGGAAGAAGAA GCACACATTCAGCGGGCATTGCACgatcattttcttttcagaaaaCTTACAGATTCTCAGTGTCAAGTTTTGTTGGATTGCATGCAAAGGGTTGAAGTTCAAGCAGGAGACATTGTGGTGAAGCAG GGTGGTGAAGGTGACTGTTTTTATGTTGTTGGAAGTGGAGAATTTGAGGTCTTGGCCACACAG